GCGGCCAAACGCATCCGTCCGGGCGCTTATGTCGCGAGTTTTGAAGGGGTCTTCACGCGAAAGAACGGGATGCATGTGTTGTGGATCCTGGACGAGGATGACAACGAGGTGGGGATCGAAGGGCGCAACGCCTTGCGCTTTCTCAACCATTCGAGCGACCCCAACACTGAATTCATCGGCAATGAGCTTCACGCCCTGCGCAACATCCAGCTGGGCGCCGAACTCACGATCCACTACGGAGACGATTGGGAGCGCATCGAGTGAACGTGGAGCGAGGTCGCGCACCTTCGGTAGTCGAAGTGCGCGTGCCCGGTACAGGGCAGGGAGACGCCAAGCGGGATCACTCGCTGGTGCAGTTGATTTCGCTTCAACAGGTCTTCGACATCTATATTCCCGATGCAATTTTCGGCTTCGAAGCCGTTAAGCGATTTCTGGGGAAGTTGAGTGCGCTTTCCGAGGGCGCGACGCTCTATCAGGGAGTCGAAGGCGACTGGTACCACGAGACCGAACCCGTACGGGTGCTGCGCATGTCGATCACGACCGTGACACCAGACGGAACCGTGTTGTGGACCGAAGAAAGTATTCGCGAGGCGATTGCAAACCTGATCTGCGATCTGACCGCGGAACTTCGTGACAACCACGGACATTTCGAGGATGCGATTTTCTTCAATGATTGGCGAGCCAAAGGTACAGTGATCAAAGGA
The sequence above is a segment of the Myxococcales bacterium genome. Coding sequences within it:
- a CDS encoding SET domain-containing protein-lysine N-methyltransferase, whose amino-acid sequence is MGLGRPGAAERVKVWTSPIHGRGLFAAKRIRPGAYVASFEGVFTRKNGMHVLWILDEDDNEVGIEGRNALRFLNHSSDPNTEFIGNELHALRNIQLGAELTIHYGDDWERIE